The following is a genomic window from Catenulispora sp. MAP5-51.
ACCAACTGGAAGTCCCCGCCGAACGCGGCGGCGTCGCGGAGTACTTCGCCGACGAGGTACGCGACGCACTGAGCGTGGCGCAGATCCCCGCCGAGCCGGCCGACCGCTACCTGATCACCCCGCCACCGGTACCGATCTCGGCCAACGGACAAGACGGGACCGGCTCCTTCGACGGCGAAACCGTCCGCCTGGAGTGGGGCTGGCTGGCCGACGGGAAGAAGCGCACTGCCGGCAACCGCGCCTGGCCGCTGGCGGCACTGGAGGCCGTGGAGTGGCGGCCGGCGGTCGGGATGGACTGGGGCTGGATCCGCTTCCGGGTACGCGGCGACGCCGGAATCGTCTCGGCGAATCCCCGCCTGGACCCGAACTGCCTGGCCCTGTGGGGGACCAAGAAGGAGAGCGGGAACAGCGCGGTGCTTGCCGCCGCGATCGTCGGACGGCTGGCGCACCCGAATGCGACCCCTGAGGCGCCCGCGACCGTCGCCGCAGCAGCCCCCGACCACGACGCGCTGCTGCGTCGGCTTCGGGAGCTGGGCGAGCTGCGCCGCGACGGGGTGCTCACCGACGAAGAGTTCTCGGTGGCGAAGCAGGCTGTGCTGAGGCAGATGCAGGGGCGCTGAGCAGGTCTCACGCGCTCGGCTCGGCTCAGCGGCTCAGCAGCTCAGGGCGTTGCGGACATCGGCCGGCGCCCCTCTGACCACGCCCTCGCAGAGCGAGGTTCCGAGGTCGACCGCCTGCCAGCCGGCGCCGTCGTATTCGTACACGACCGAGGCGTTGCCGTAGGACGTTGAGGTGAAGCGGCCCGCGGCCCAGCCGTCGTCGCACTTCAGCACTGTGACCTTCGCGTCGGAGGGCATCGTGCCGCCGTTCTTCTGCTTGGCGAGGTCGTAGGCCTCCTTGTCGCCGAGGCAGCTCGGGCTCACCGAGGTCGGCGCCTCGGTCTTGGTGCCGGTGCTGGTGCCGGTACGGTCGCTGCCGGCGGTGCTGGAGTCGGCGGTCGAGGGCTCGGGGGCGGTCGTCGCGTCCGTCGAGTCTGTCCCGCCGGTCGCGTCCGTCTCGGAGGGGGCGAGCGAGGGCCCCGCCGAGTCCGAGGTGTCCGACTCCGAAGGACTCGCGACCGGCGCGGAGGCGGATACCGGCGGACTCGCGGCGGTCGGCGACCCGCCGGATCCGGTGGCGACCACGGCCGCCGCCGTCCCGCCGACGGCGAGCGCCGCCACGGCCAGGACCGCCGTCAGGGCGCGGCGCGGTCGGCGGTCGCGTCCGCCGCCCTGGCTCGCGGCGGTCAGATCTTCCGGGACCTGGGAGCCGAACGCCGTCGGGGGCTCGGGCGGCCGTGCGCCGGTGGTGGATATCGGATCCTCCGGCAGCATCGGCACCACCGCCACGTCCGGCGAGGCGCCGCCGTCGCGCAGTGCCTCGACGACGGCTCGGTCCTGCTCGGCGATCAGCGCGTGCACGGCCTCGGGCCAGGTGCGGGTCACCGCCGGCACGTCGCCTATGAGCGCCAGGACCTGCTCGGGCGACGGCCGTGCGGCGGGGTCCTTGGCCAGGCAGGCCGCGATGACCTCGCGCAGCTGCTCGGGCACCGCCCGCAGGTCCGGCTCGGCGTGGACCACGTTGTAGAGCGTGGCCGGGGTCGAGGCGCCCATGAACGGCTCGGTACCGGTGCACGCCATGTAGACCACGGCGCCGAGCGAGAAGACGTCGCTGGCCGGGGTCAGGGCCTTGCTCTCGGCCTGCTCCGGCGACATGTAGCCGGGCGAGCCGACCAGCCAGCCGGTGTGCGTGAGCTCGCTGGTGTTGCCGTCGGTCACGCGGGCCACGCCGAAGTCGATGACCCGCGGCCCGTCGGCGGCCAGCAGCACGTTGGAGGGCTTCAGGTCGCGGTGCACGAGCCCGACCGCGTGGATCTCGCCGAGCGCCGTGGCCAGCCCGGCGGCCAGCCGCGCGGCGTTCTCCGGCGGCAGCGGCCCGGCGGCCTCGATGGCCTGCCGCAGCGAGGGGCCGGGCACGAACACCGTCACCAGCCACGGGATCTCGGTCTCCACGTCGGCGTCGACCACCGGCGCGGTGTAGGCGCCGGACACCCGCCGCGAAGCGGCCACCTCGCGCCGGAACCGCTCCCGGAACCCGGGCTCCTCGACATGCTGGACGTGCACCAGCTTGAGCGCCACAAGCCGCCCGTCCGGCGCTCCGGCCAGGAAGACCCGCCCCATACCGCCCCGCCCGAGCTGGGCGAAGATCCGGTAGGGTCCGATCCGCCGCGGATCCGGCACCCCCAGTGGCTTCATAGACGCCCACCCTAAAGGGCATGCTTTCCCGGAGGGAAACGCCAGGGGGCAAATCCGGGATCGGGCACCGCGCGAACCTGGTGGTCGTCGGGCAAGACGTTGTTGAGGTTCACCCCATCAGATCGCCGACCGCTTCAACCACCGCGTCCGGCCGCTCCATCACCAGCGTCACGTGCCCGACCCCCTCGACGCGCCGGTTCTCACCCCGGGTGAAAGACGCGGCCAGCTCGTCGTACAGCCGCACCTTGCCGGCAGTCTCGGCGGCCAGCAGGTCCTCCGGCATGCCCGCCGAGACCGCGCGCTTGAACGCGTCGACATCCATCGCGGTCAGGACGATCGTGGGAACGTCCGGGACGGCGTCCGCGACAGCGCGCATCTCCTCGCCGAGCGCCTTGACGTTCGAGGCCTCCTGGAGGCCGACGCGCAGCCAGGCTGGGTGGACGTGGTTGGCGGCCAGCGGATCGCGGACCTCGGCCGGGAAGTCCGCCATGGCGTCCCGGAACAGGCCCCGATAGAAGTCCCTGATCTGTATATATTCTTCGGAAACCCGCGGGATCTCATCGGGCACGACACTGTCCGGGTCGAAGGCGTCCCAGAGGTCGGTCAGCTCCTTGGGCATGTACTTCCGGAAGTCCTCGTGGCCGGGCTCGACCAGGACCAGGGCCGAGACCCGGTCGGGGTGGCGGGCCGCGAAGTAGCGCGCGTACAGGCCGCCGAGCGAGTGGCCGACCAGGATGCAGGGCCCGGTGACCCCCGCAGCGTGCAGCAGTCCCTCCAACTCGTCGGTGACCTCGCGCAGGCTGCGCGGCAGCTCCACGTCGCGGCCGCTCCAGCCGGTCCCGCCGCGGTCGTAGCCCACGACGGTCGCGAACTGGGCGATCCCCTCCTGTACGCGCCACATGTCCAGGCCCACCGAGCCGCCGCCGGGCAGCAGCACTACGGTCACCTCCCCCGAACCGCTGCGGTACGTCTGCAAACCGTGGCCGTGCACTTCGTAGCGCCGGCCGAGCGGCGCGGGCAGCTCGGTGTCATCCGGACCAGTCATCGTGGGCTCCCCTCGTTCTGCATTCCCAACTATGGGAACGGTACCAGATATGGAACCATGCAGCCCGTGGACACGCTCACGCTCCTCCTGCACCCCGTCCGGCTCCGCATCGTGCACGCCATGGCCGGCGGTCGGACCCGCACCACGGCCGAGCTGTGCGAGCAGCTGGCCGACGTCCCGAAGACGACGGTGTACCGCCACGTCGGCCTGCTCGCCGACGGCGGCGTCCTGGACGTGGTCGGCGAACAGCGCGTCCACGGCGCCGTCGAACGCCGCTACCGCATGCGCGACACCCGGGCCCGCATCAGCGCCGAGGACGCCGCCGGAATGAGCGTCGAGGACCACCGCCGGTTCTTCGCCGCCGCCGTCGCCGCCCTGCTCGCGGCGTTCAACGGCTACCTCGACGGCGACGGCGCCGACCCCACCGCCGACTCGGTCGGCTATCGCCAGATCCCGTTGTGGCTCAGCCCTGCAGAGCTCGCGGAGATGGTCGAAGAGCTGCGGGCCGGCATCGTCTCGCGCGCCGGGAACGAGCCGGCGCCGGATCGCAGCCTGTATCTGCTCAGCCCGATCTTCTTCCCGATCGAGAAGGCCGCGGGCGCCGGTCCCGTCAGCTGATCGGCACGTCGGCAGGCGCGGCGGCGCCCGCGATCACCGCGAGCCGCAGCTTGGTCTCGTCCTCGCTGCCCGGCGCCGCGGTCATGACGACGATCTTCAGCTCGGTGTCGCCGTCCCCGAGGACATCGCAGTTCACCGTGACCGCGCCGACCGAGGGATGCTCGATCCGCTTGTGGTCCTCGCGATGCGCGCCCACCACGCCGGCGGCCCACAGCTCGGCGAAGCGCGCGTTGCCGGCTTCCAGGTCGGCGATCAGGGCGGCGAGGCGGGGATCCTTCGGGAACCTCCCCGTCGCGCGCCGCAGATCGGCGACGACAGCGTGCTCCACGCTGTCGGGATCCGATTCGATCACCGGCCAGTGCGCGAGCCGCGCGGACTCCGCTCCGGCACCGGCACCGGCGGCCACCGGGAACTTGCTGCGCGCGAAGTTCCGCAAGCGCGGCGATACCTCCGCGGGATCGCCCAGCAGCGCGGCCCAGCCGCGATTCCACCAGACCAGCTCCCAGTCGGCGGCGAACACCGCGACCGCCGTGTCCCCGAGGCGGCTGAGCACCCGGTGCACGCCGGGCGGGATGTGGTCGCTGATCATGCCGTCCGCCGGCGGCACCAGGCGGGCCAGGCGGTACAGGTGGTCGCGTTCGGCGACCGTCAGTTGCAGCGCCCGGGCCAGCGCGGCGACCACCGGGGCCGAGGGCGTCGTGGCCCGGCCCTGCTCGAGCCGGACCAGATAGTCCACCGACACGCCGGCCAGGTCGGCGAGCTCCTCGCGCCGCAGGCCCGCGGCCCGCCGCGCCCGCCCCGAGGGCAGCGCCACCGCCGAGGGCGGCAGCCGGTCCCGCCAGATGCGGATCGTCGCGCCGAGGTCGGCCGCCGGTGGAATGCTCACGGTTCCATCCTCGCTCGCCACCGCAGCGTGCGGCAGGTCCAAGGGTGGTACCGCTGTTCCTACCGTTGAGGCGATCCTGGCCGACGCCTCACCCCGGGGCAGACCATGAAGCCATGGCAATCATCTTCATCACCGGAGCCAACAAGGGACTCGGCCACGAGGCCGCCCGGCGCCTCATCGGCCTCGGACACACGGTGCTGCTCGGGGCACGCGACGCGGAGCGGGGCCGGCAGGCCGCCGACGCGCTCGGCGCGCGCTTCGTCCAGATCGACGTGACCGACGACGCCTCGGTCACCGCCGCCGCCGCGGACGTCGCCGCCCGCGAGGGCCGGATCGACGTGCTGGTCAACAATGCCGGGATCAACCACCGGAACAGCGACCCGGAGACCATCACCGGCGCCGACGCGCTGCGGGTGTTCGACACGAACGTGGCCGGCGTGGTGCGCGTGACGTCGGCGTTCCTGCCACTGCTCCGCAAGGCCGAGGACCCGGCGATCGTCAACGTCAGCAGCGGCATGGGCTCCCTGGCCTTCACCCACGACCCGGACCGGGTCGAGTCCACGGCGATCGCGCCGCTCTACGCCGCCTCCAAGAGCGCCCTGACGATGCTCACCACGATGTACGCGAAGGCGCTGCCCGACATCCGCGTCAACGCCGCCGACCCCGGTTACACGGCGACCGATCTGAACAGACACCACGGGACGCAGACGGTCGCCGAGGGGACGGACGCGATCGTCGCGCTGGCCACTGAAGGGCCGGGCGCGGGCTCGGGGCGGTTCGTGGACCGCGAGGGCGACATCGGTTGGTGAGCCGCGCCGGGCTGAGCCGGGCTCAGCCGATCCCCACGGTCTGCTTGTCCGGCTCGATGAGCAGCACGACCCGGTCCATGCTCCGGTCGTAGGGCTGACCGATGTACTTCATCGCGATCGGGTCGATGATCTCCCAGGCCGCGTCGCCCTCGATCCACTCCACGACGCGGCCGCGGATCGCGACCGGCACGTTGGGCGCGTCGACCGGGGTGAAGGAGAGGGCGACGCGGGGATCGCGGCGCATGTTGCGGGCCTTGGGGCTGTCCGGGCCGGTGAGGATCGCGATGCGGTCGCCGCGCGGGGCGGCCCAGATGGTGACGGAGTGCGGGGCGCCGTCGGGCAGGATCGTCGCCAGGTGCACGAGCGGGGCGGCGTCCAGGATGCGGCGGATTTCCGGGTCGAGCGTCATTTCTGCACCTCGTATCGCAAGTGGGTGACGCCGGGAGCCGGGACGGCCTCGACGAGGGTCAGCCGGATGTGCTGCGGCAGCTCCTGGAAGAAGGGGCGGCCGCCGCCGAGCAGCACCGGCACCTGGTGCAGGATCAGCTCGTCGACCAGGCCTTCCTTGAGCGCCGCGGTCACCACGCCGCCGCCCATCAGGCCGATGTCCTTGCCGCTCTTGCCGTCCTTGCCGTCCTTGCCGTCCTTGCTGTCCTTGCCGTCCTTGCCGTCCTTGCCGCCGGCCAGTTCCCGGGCGGCGGCGATCGCGTCGGCGACGCCGGTGGTGACCAACCGCTGGCGGTCGGAGACTTCGGCCGGACGGTGGCTGAGCAGGACCAGCGGCGCGTTCGGGTGCGGGCTGCCGCCGCCGAAGTGCTCGGAGTCCTCGAAGGTGTTGCGGCCGACGACGACGGCGCCCACCCGGGCTGCGGTCTCGTCGAAGACCCGAGCGCTGGCCTGGCTCAGGCGGAAGCCGTCGAACTCGCGGCTCGGCGTGTCGCCGGAGAAGTACCAGTCGAAGAGTATCCCGCCGTCGCCGAGGCCGTGACCGGGCCCGGCGCCGCGTCCGGTGATGTATCCGTCAACCGACACCGCGAGGGCGCTGAAGACCTTGCCCATCGTTCGCTTCCCTTCTGGTGGTACTGAAGTTCGGAAGTTCTGGAGTTCTGGAGTTCCTTCAGGAAACCCTGCCCTGATGTGAACCGTAGCACCTTCGGGTTCCCTGAGGGAACTCCAAGCGCTAAAATGGGCGCATGCAGCGCACGAACTTCAGCGACCTGGCCGCGTGCTCGATCGCCCGCACGCTGGACGTGATCGGGGAGCCCTGGTCCCCGTTGATCCTGCGGGACGTGTGGGTCGGACTCCGGCGCTTCGACCAGATCCAGGGCGACCTCGGCATCTCCCGCAAGGTGCTGACCGAACGCCTGAACCACCTGGTGGAAGAGAGGGTTCTGGAGCGGCGGCCGTACGACCAGCGGCCCCGGTACGAGTACCACCTGACGCAGAAGGGGGCCGAACTGGTCGACCTGCTGATGGTGATGACGGCCTGGGGCGACCGGTGGCTGGCCGGCGAGGCGGGACCGCCGGTGCTGCTCCGGCACCACGCGTGCGGGGAGATCAGCTCGGTGGACTTGCGGTGCGCGCACTGCGGGGAGCCGATGCACGCGGGGGACGTCGATCCCCTGCCGGGGCCGGGGGCGAGCGCCCCGGCGACCGAACCCGCCGCGTAAAAGTCGGTGCGCGACGACGGGCTGACGGCACGGTCGCACCAGCGCGGGTTTAGCAGCGTCCTGCCTTGCGCCGAAAGATCCGGAACCCGCGCCGCCCCTCAGCCACGGGCACGGGCACGGGAACATCCTCGGGCCTGTCGATCCCGCTGATGAAGTACAGCAGGCGCACATCGCGCGGCGGCAGAACAGCGTCGGCCTTCGGCAGATGCGCGGCCAGAATGTCTCTGGGCTGCCCGGCAGGTTTGGTGTAGAGCTGCTGCTGCGTCGCGGCGACGAGGCTTGTACGGGCACGGCGCGCCAGGGTCTCGTCCACGTCGTCCAGCAGCATCACGTTCACCGCCAGGCGCCAGGCGCTGTCTCGTGAGGTCAGCAGGCGCCAGGCGGCGATGCGGGTGGGGGCGGGGCGGTCCGGGGCGAGCAGGGTGAGCAGACGATCCGCGTCCACGGCCGCGCCCCGGTGCAGGATCACCTCGGCTGCCTGGCGCGTGACCGCCGGGGACGGGTGGTTCTCGATGAGGGCGAGCATCGCGGCGGTGTCGACCGGCGCCGAGAGCTTGACCAGGGCTCGCAGCGCCTCCACCGCCAGCCTTGCCCTGGGGTGGGACAGCAGCGGGAGCAGCAGTTCCGCATCGGCGACGGTACCGACCTCGGCCAGCCCGGCCACGGCGCCCGGCGTCACGTCGGCGGACTCGACGAGGCGGCGGAGGGCGTCGGCGAACTCGGTGACGCCACGGCGCCGAAGATAGAACCGGGCCGTTCCGCGGACCAGGGCACTGCGATCGCTCAACGCGCCGTACAGCGGCTCGACCTCGTCCAGACGATCGAGCGCGGTCAGCGCCTCGACGCGGACGAGCGGGGTGCGCGAAGCCAGCAGCCGCCGCATCGCCGGCACCGCGGACGCGTCCACGGCCAGCCGTGAGGCACGCTCGGCGCAGCGAGCGCGGATCACGACGTCCCGGTTGGTGAGCGCGATGCGGACGACCTGCTCCAGGCCGAGCTTGCCGGCGTCCAGGAACACCTGGTGGGCCAGGCGGCGCAGCTCGACGTCCGCGCTGGCCAGCAGGCGCTCGACCACGGGGCCGGCCGAATCGGCGGCCAGTCGCTCGGTGACCACATCGGCCGACCACCGGCCGTCGCGACGCCCCGCCAGCAACAAAGCCATCGGCGCCGCCGCCGCCAACACCGCGCCGTCCGGATCCGCGGCCAGGAGCGCGCCGATCGCCTCACGAGCCCGTTCGCAGCACCTGCGGCACCCAGTCGCCCGCGCGCAGAACGAGAACCGGCACCGCCGCCAACGACGCAGACGAAGACAAACACGCAGACGCAGACGCGGCCAGCAGCCCGACAGCCCGCTCCCGAACCCGGCCGTCGGCGAACAGCGCCTTCACCACCAGAGCCGGAACCGGATCCCCGTCCTCAACCCGGGTCGGCACACGCAAGCCCTCCCAGGAAAACCAGTCGGGGCAGTCCCTTGTCGATCGCGTCCGAGACCGAGCCCGTAGCGAACCCGCTTCCTTCGACCGAACCGCCCGCGATCCCGAGCCAGCCGACGTTCAGCCGCACCATGGTCGGCTGCCCTGCTTATACGTGTACGTGCTCAGGCCTTCGAAGTACGCCAACCCCTCAAACCCGCACCACCATGTTCACCGGCATCGACATCAAAGGCGCGTACCGCACCCGCGTCCCCGGATGCGGAGCGTGAATGATCTTCCCATCCCCCACGTACATCCCGATGTGGCTTCGCCCCGCGTAGTAGATCACCAGGTCGCCCGGCTGGATCTGCGACAGGGGGACCTGCTGGCCGGCCTGGGCCTGCTCCGACGAGGTGCGCGGCAGCTCCACGCCGGCCTGGCGCCAGACCTGCTGGATCAGGCCGCTGCAGTCGAAGGCGTCGGGGCCTTCCGCGCCGAAGACGTAGGGCTTGCCGAGGTCGGCGATGGCGGCGTCGATCGCGGCGCGGGCCCGGTCGGTGGGGGCGGTGACCTGGTTCAGGCGGGCGACCAGGGTGGGGTCGACCTGCTGGCCGGCGAAGGGGTCGGCGGGGTCCTGGCCCAGGTCGGCCTGGATCGTGGTGGCTCGTTGGGGGGCTGACAGGGTGTTGAGGAGGGACTGCGCCTTGTGGAGCTGGTCCGTGACCGCTTTGCGGGAGTCGGCTGCCGCGTCGCGGGTCTGGTTCAGTTCGGCGAGCTGGTCGGCTGCCGCGCGCTGGAGTTGGATGATCTGGCGGCGCTCCTCGACGACTTCGGCGACCTTGCGGCCTTGCTCCTCCGACAGGCGGGTGGCCATGGCCTCGTTGCCGAGGAAGGTCTCGGGGTGGTCGGCCAGCATCAGGGCCAGGCGTTGGTCGACGCCGCCGGCGCGGTACTGGCCGGCGGCGATGGCGCCGACGGTTGCCCGCTGGTGCTCGTAGTCGGTCTGCATGTCCTGCAGGGAGGACTGCGAGCGCTGCAGGGCCAGGCTCAGGCGGGCCTCCTGCTCCTGGGCCGCGTCGAAGGTCTGGGTCAGCTGGTCGGCCTGGCGGTACAGCGCCGCGATCTGGGCCTTCACCGTGGTGCGGTCGCCGTCCGCGGAGCCTGTGCCGGGGCCCGCCGCCGGGGCGGCGGCCGCGGTGCCGACCACCCCCGCGGCGGCCGCCACGGCGGTCAGGGCGGCGGCTGCGACGGTGCGGCCCCTGGCCGGCAGGGTCGATCCGCGGTGACGCTTCGACCGCTTCGTACTGTGATGCGCCATTCTGTGATGACCTCCACATCAGGGCACGCCGGAACATACCGGCAGAACAGCGCACGAACCTAAACCCAGCGGACACATATGGGCAAGGATCAACCACTCAAATAGGTGAGCGGATCAGAGATAAGACATCCGGGATCAATGAGACAGAGAAGGCTTGAACCTCAAGACCGCGCCATCCGGTTCAGCAGCATCGAAGCCGGTACCGGCCGCGCTCCCGACCGCCGCACCCCCTCGGCCACCTCCCGGTCCGAGGACACCACCACGACCGGCCGTCCGGCCGGCTCGGCGGCCACCAGCCGCCGGATCAGCTCGTCGGCGATCTCCCCGGGCGCGGAGAACAGCACCCGCACCCCCCGCGGCTGCGTCAGCCGTACCGGCCCGTCCAGCGCGGCCCCGTCGAAGACGCACGTCACCTCGGCGCCGGTCCGCGCGGCCAGCGCCGCCAGCCCGCCGACCAGCCGCACCCGCTGCTCGGCCAGCGACAGCGTCGGGTAGCCCGTCTTGGTGACGTTGTAGCCGTCCACCACCAGGTGCACCATCGGCAGCGCCAGGTACTGGTCCAGCAGAGCCGGATCGTCCTTGGCCCGCCCCTGCACCGACATATCCGAGGGCGCGACAGAGTCCGGAGACGCCGCCCCCACCGTGTCCGCCGGCCTCGTCTCGGTCGGCGGCAGCGCCAGCTCCCGCTCCAGCCCCTTCACCGCGCCGGTCACCGTGTCCAGTAACAGCCGCAGCCGCATGTCCCCCTCAGAGCGCCCCGAACGGGCCGAACGGCGTGCGGTGTCCAAGGCCGTCTCCGCGGCCGTCAGACGCGTCCGCAGACGCCGTAGTTCGGCCTCTGAGGCCGACGCGGCTGCCGCCGCCGCCGACCGCTCGGCCTCCAGCGCCGTCTCGGCGCTCCGCGCCGCCGCCTGCGCCCGCCGCATGTCGGCCTCCAGCTGCCGCACCTTGCGGCGCAGCTGGTCGCCCTCGCGGCGGGCCTCCTCCTGCGCGACGCGCAGGCCGTCGGCCGACGTGCGCGCCGTGTCCCGCAGCTCCGCGACCTCCGCGCTGAGCCGCGCGACCTCACTCTCGGCGGCCTCGCCGGCGGCCACGCGGGCACCCTGCGTCACCGCCTCCAGGGCGTCCTTGACGATCCCGGTCCAGCCGTGCGGACGCAGCACATAAGCGACCGCCGCGACCTCGTGCGGGTCAGCGGCGGCCGGTACCACCCCGGCGTACAGGGAGTCGGACAGGTCCGGGGATGCTTCGCGCACCCGTTCGGCCACCCGGGCGCGGAACGCCCCGTCGCCCTCCAGCGACGCCGCCATGGGGATGGCCGCGGCTTTGGCCCGTTTGGCGGGGGCGAACTTGGCGAACGGGCGCAGCGGGGCCGGGATCTCCGCGGCCGGCATCCGGCCCAGCACCTCGGAGGCGATCTCCACGACGCGCTGGCGCACCGAGTCGGGAAGCGTGATGGTGAGACGTTCACCCTCCGGTGAGCTCACGTCGCTCGCCCCACTCCCTCGCCTCGCCGGAGACTCCTCCGGACATCGTTCCTGATCCGCCGACTGTATCGGCCTGACTTGTGCCCGTACCAAGCACTCACTCAAAGGTAGGCCCTCCGCGCCGCGTTTCGGATCTCCCGCGCGCACGGTGATGGGCCATGATGCAACAGTGGTGATCCCCATTCACGACAGGAACCCGGTGTCCCGGGCGCCCTATGTCACCTACGGTCTGATCATCGCGAACGTGGTGGTGTTCCTGTCGGGCCCCATCGCCTTCGCCGGGCTGGACCCGGACGCGGCACGCAAGGCCAGGGAGAACGCGTACCTGTACCACTACGGCGCGATCCCGGCCCAACTGCTGAACGGGCACGGCAACCCGGTCCTGCCGGTGTTCACCGCCATGTTCGTGCACGCCGGCTGGATCCACCTGCTGGGGAACATGCTGTTCCTCTACGTCTTCGGCAACAACGTCGAGGACGTTCTGGGGCGCGTGCACTTCCTGGCGTTCTACGTCGTCGGCGGCGCGGTCAGCACCTACGCCTTCGCCTGGGCCAACCCGACGGCCACCGGGCCGCTCGTGGGAGCCTCCGGGGCGATCGCGGCGGTCCTGGGTGCGTACATCTACCTGTTCCCTCAAGCGAGGGTCACGCTATTGGTGCCCTTCTTGTTCTTCCTGCCCATGCGGGTACCGGCCTGGCTGGTCCTGGGCCTGTGGTTCGTGATGCAGCTGCCGGAGTTCCAGCAGACGATCGGGGTGGCGGGCTCCACGGACGTCGCCTACTTCGCGCACGTGTCGGGATTCGTT
Proteins encoded in this region:
- a CDS encoding DUF4429 domain-containing protein, yielding MTELIGKNGTWTFDGAVLRVVPGHEKDVARLRSALGEIAVPLEALAGIAFEAGKKTKNGAGRIRLRLRAGADPLLQACGGRLADEADPYQLEVPAERGGVAEYFADEVRDALSVAQIPAEPADRYLITPPPVPISANGQDGTGSFDGETVRLEWGWLADGKKRTAGNRAWPLAALEAVEWRPAVGMDWGWIRFRVRGDAGIVSANPRLDPNCLALWGTKKESGNSAVLAAAIVGRLAHPNATPEAPATVAAAAPDHDALLRRLRELGELRRDGVLTDEEFSVAKQAVLRQMQGR
- a CDS encoding protein kinase — encoded protein: MKPLGVPDPRRIGPYRIFAQLGRGGMGRVFLAGAPDGRLVALKLVHVQHVEEPGFRERFRREVAASRRVSGAYTAPVVDADVETEIPWLVTVFVPGPSLRQAIEAAGPLPPENAARLAAGLATALGEIHAVGLVHRDLKPSNVLLAADGPRVIDFGVARVTDGNTSELTHTGWLVGSPGYMSPEQAESKALTPASDVFSLGAVVYMACTGTEPFMGASTPATLYNVVHAEPDLRAVPEQLREVIAACLAKDPAARPSPEQVLALIGDVPAVTRTWPEAVHALIAEQDRAVVEALRDGGASPDVAVVPMLPEDPISTTGARPPEPPTAFGSQVPEDLTAASQGGGRDRRPRRALTAVLAVAALAVGGTAAAVVATGSGGSPTAASPPVSASAPVASPSESDTSDSAGPSLAPSETDATGGTDSTDATTAPEPSTADSSTAGSDRTGTSTGTKTEAPTSVSPSCLGDKEAYDLAKQKNGGTMPSDAKVTVLKCDDGWAAGRFTSTSYGNASVVYEYDGAGWQAVDLGTSLCEGVVRGAPADVRNALSC
- a CDS encoding alpha/beta fold hydrolase translates to MTGPDDTELPAPLGRRYEVHGHGLQTYRSGSGEVTVVLLPGGGSVGLDMWRVQEGIAQFATVVGYDRGGTGWSGRDVELPRSLREVTDELEGLLHAAGVTGPCILVGHSLGGLYARYFAARHPDRVSALVLVEPGHEDFRKYMPKELTDLWDAFDPDSVVPDEIPRVSEEYIQIRDFYRGLFRDAMADFPAEVRDPLAANHVHPAWLRVGLQEASNVKALGEEMRAVADAVPDVPTIVLTAMDVDAFKRAVSAGMPEDLLAAETAGKVRLYDELAASFTRGENRRVEGVGHVTLVMERPDAVVEAVGDLMG
- a CDS encoding helix-turn-helix domain-containing protein, with translation MDTLTLLLHPVRLRIVHAMAGGRTRTTAELCEQLADVPKTTVYRHVGLLADGGVLDVVGEQRVHGAVERRYRMRDTRARISAEDAAGMSVEDHRRFFAAAVAALLAAFNGYLDGDGADPTADSVGYRQIPLWLSPAELAEMVEELRAGIVSRAGNEPAPDRSLYLLSPIFFPIEKAAGAGPVS
- a CDS encoding helix-turn-helix transcriptional regulator, with translation MSIPPAADLGATIRIWRDRLPPSAVALPSGRARRAAGLRREELADLAGVSVDYLVRLEQGRATTPSAPVVAALARALQLTVAERDHLYRLARLVPPADGMISDHIPPGVHRVLSRLGDTAVAVFAADWELVWWNRGWAALLGDPAEVSPRLRNFARSKFPVAAGAGAGAESARLAHWPVIESDPDSVEHAVVADLRRATGRFPKDPRLAALIADLEAGNARFAELWAAGVVGAHREDHKRIEHPSVGAVTVNCDVLGDGDTELKIVVMTAAPGSEDETKLRLAVIAGAAAPADVPIS
- a CDS encoding SDR family NAD(P)-dependent oxidoreductase — encoded protein: MAIIFITGANKGLGHEAARRLIGLGHTVLLGARDAERGRQAADALGARFVQIDVTDDASVTAAAADVAAREGRIDVLVNNAGINHRNSDPETITGADALRVFDTNVAGVVRVTSAFLPLLRKAEDPAIVNVSSGMGSLAFTHDPDRVESTAIAPLYAASKSALTMLTTMYAKALPDIRVNAADPGYTATDLNRHHGTQTVAEGTDAIVALATEGPGAGSGRFVDREGDIGW
- a CDS encoding pyridoxamine 5'-phosphate oxidase family protein; this encodes MTLDPEIRRILDAAPLVHLATILPDGAPHSVTIWAAPRGDRIAILTGPDSPKARNMRRDPRVALSFTPVDAPNVPVAIRGRVVEWIEGDAAWEIIDPIAMKYIGQPYDRSMDRVVLLIEPDKQTVGIG
- a CDS encoding dihydrofolate reductase family protein; translated protein: MGKVFSALAVSVDGYITGRGAGPGHGLGDGGILFDWYFSGDTPSREFDGFRLSQASARVFDETAARVGAVVVGRNTFEDSEHFGGGSPHPNAPLVLLSHRPAEVSDRQRLVTTGVADAIAAARELAGGKDGKDGKDSKDGKDGKDGKSGKDIGLMGGGVVTAALKEGLVDELILHQVPVLLGGGRPFFQELPQHIRLTLVEAVPAPGVTHLRYEVQK
- a CDS encoding winged helix-turn-helix transcriptional regulator — protein: MQRTNFSDLAACSIARTLDVIGEPWSPLILRDVWVGLRRFDQIQGDLGISRKVLTERLNHLVEERVLERRPYDQRPRYEYHLTQKGAELVDLLMVMTAWGDRWLAGEAGPPVLLRHHACGEISSVDLRCAHCGEPMHAGDVDPLPGPGASAPATEPAA
- a CDS encoding NlpC/P60 family protein, whose translation is MAHHSTKRSKRHRGSTLPARGRTVAAAALTAVAAAAGVVGTAAAAPAAGPGTGSADGDRTTVKAQIAALYRQADQLTQTFDAAQEQEARLSLALQRSQSSLQDMQTDYEHQRATVGAIAAGQYRAGGVDQRLALMLADHPETFLGNEAMATRLSEEQGRKVAEVVEERRQIIQLQRAAADQLAELNQTRDAAADSRKAVTDQLHKAQSLLNTLSAPQRATTIQADLGQDPADPFAGQQVDPTLVARLNQVTAPTDRARAAIDAAIADLGKPYVFGAEGPDAFDCSGLIQQVWRQAGVELPRTSSEQAQAGQQVPLSQIQPGDLVIYYAGRSHIGMYVGDGKIIHAPHPGTRVRYAPLMSMPVNMVVRV